A region from the Palaemon carinicauda isolate YSFRI2023 chromosome 9, ASM3689809v2, whole genome shotgun sequence genome encodes:
- the LOC137646692 gene encoding uncharacterized protein, whose protein sequence is MGRIRKEERNVGIAKMGRIRKEERNVGIAKMGRIWKEKGMLVLPRWEGFGRKKGMLVLRRWEGLGRKKGMLVLPRCEGLGRKKGMLVLPRWEGLGRKKGMLVLPRWEGLGMKKGMLVLPRCEGLGRKKGMLVLPRWEGLGRKKGMLVLRRWEGFGRKKGMLVLPRWEGLGRKKGMLVLRRWEGFGRKKGMLVLPRWEGFGRKKGMLVLRRWEGLGRKKGMLVLPRWEGFGMKKGMLVLPRWEGFGRKKGMLVLPRWEGFGRKKGMLVLRRWEGLGKEERNVGIAKM, encoded by the coding sequence ATGGGAAGGattaggaaggaagaaaggaatgttggtattgCGAAGATGGGAAGGattaggaaggaagaaaggaatgttggtattgCGAAGATGGGAAGGATTTGGAAGGAAAAAGGAATGTTGGTATTGCCAAGATGGGAAGGATttggaaggaagaaaggaatgttggtattgCGAAGATGGGAAGGattaggaaggaagaaaggaatgttggtattgCCAAGATGTGAAGGattaggaaggaagaaaggaatgttggtattgCCAAGATGGGAAGGattaggaaggaagaaaggaatgttggtattgCCAAGATGGGAAGGATTAGGAATGAagaaaggaatgttggtattgCCAAGATGTGAAGGATTAGGAAGGAAGAAGGGAATGTTGGTATTGCCAAGATGGGAAGGattaggaaggaagaaaggaatgttggtattgCGAAGATGGGAAGGATttggaaggaagaaaggaatgttggtattgCCAAGATGGGAAGGattaggaaggaagaaaggaatgttggtattgCGAAGATGGGAAGGATttggaaggaagaaaggaatgttggtattgCCAAGATGGGAAGGATttggaaggaagaaaggaatgttggtattgCGAAGATGGGAAGGattaggaaggaagaaaggaatgttggtattgCCAAGATGGGAAGGATTTGGAATGAagaaaggaatgttggtattgCCAAGATGGGAAGGATttggaaggaagaaaggaatgttggtattgCCAAGATGGGAAGGATttggaaggaagaaaggaatgttggtattgCGAAGATGGGAGGGattaggaaaggaagaaaggaatgttggtattgCCAAGATGTGA